In one window of Balearica regulorum gibbericeps isolate bBalReg1 chromosome 29, bBalReg1.pri, whole genome shotgun sequence DNA:
- the LOC142598624 gene encoding uncharacterized protein LOC142598624 — MQAEAVKADLRMLRERLAQCSAESVRHKELLRCLGKKQQELREAMEALSKQNCDVARCFQNNRQELQELEGLVAQTKEHFQMENGEAGVSVEEVQKADLFQGKAEGGTAVPELFKMDQWSELTKALQEQVEVKKLLRNKLQHLQERRECLREPRAFRGKKVQAEPPEESLMQEIGGPAAGRTDKPSRGPWGGKGLLCARGT; from the exons ATGCAGGCAGAAGCGGTGAAGGCAGACCTCCGCATGCTCCGGGAGCGCCTGGCCCAGTGTTCTGCGGAGTCCGTAAGGCACAAGGAGCTGCTGCGGTGTCTG gggaagaagcagcaggagctgagggaaGCCATGGAGGCGCTCAGCAAACAG AACTGTGATGTGGCGCGGTGTTTCCAAAACAACCGCCAGGagctccaggagctggaggggctggTGGCCCAGACAAAG GAGCACTTTCAGATGGAGAACGGGGAGGCAGGCGTGAGCGTGGAAGAGGTGCAGAAG GCAGACCTCTTtcagggaaaggcagagggaggcacAGCAGTGCCGGAGCTTTTCAAG ATGGACCAGTGGTCAGAGCTGACAAAAGCTCTGCAGGAGCAAGTTGAGGTCAAGAAG ctgctcaggaacaagctccagcacctccaggagAGACGGGAATGCCTCCGAGAGCCAAGAGCTTT CAGGGGGAAGAAGGTGCAGGCAGAACCACCAGAGGAGTCGCTGATGCAGGAGATAGGTGGCCCTGCGGCTGGTAGGACAGACAAGCCCAGCCGTGGGCCTTGGGGAGGGAAGGGTCTGCTCTGTGCCCGAGGAACATGA
- the PRPH gene encoding peripherin isoform X2, whose product MSRGGRAPAPRRALGAPPPITVAPGRLAAAAAARGAEREELAALNDRFAAFLERVRALERQNGALRAALGRATAAAAPRTAGLMQGELRGLRERLQRLGRDRDRLQAERDGLAVDLAALRQRLEDETQKREDAEKSLVLFRKDMDDATLSRLELERKVELLMDEIGFLKKLHEEELRDLEVSAPSPAALVEVEVCKPELTAALREIRTQYESIAVKNLQEAEEWYKSKFADLSDAANRNHEALRLAKQEMNESRRQIQNLTCEVDGLKGMNEALQRQMQEMEDEFGEEIGTYQDVVGRLEQEIQQMKEEMARHLREYQDLLNVKMALDIEIATYRKLLEGEESRITTPLHPAASFSMRSSALELQPAESPARRMVLIKTIETRNGQVVTESHKERAEPGK is encoded by the exons ATGAGCCGCGGCGgccgcgcccccgccccgcgccgcgccCTCGGGGCGCCGCCGCCCATCACCGTGGCTCCGGGGCGGCtggcggcagcggcagcggcgcggggcgcggagcgggaGGAGCTGGCGGCGCTGAACGATCGCTTCGCCGCTTTCCTGGAGCGGGTGCGGGCGCTGGAGCGGCAGAACGGGGCCCTGCGAGCCGCCCTGGGCCGCGCCActgccgccgccgcgccccgcaCCGCCGGGCTGATGCAGGGGGAgctgcgggggctgcgggagcgGCTGCAGCGCCTCGGCCGTGACCGCGACCGGCTCCAGGCCGAGCGAGACGGGCTGGCCGTCGACTTGGCGGCCCTGCGGCAGCG gctggAGGACGAGACACAGAAGCGGGAGGATGCAGAGAAGAGTCTGGTGCTGTTCCGCAAG GACATGGATGATGCCACGCTGTCCCGCCTTGAGCTGGAGCGCAAGGTCGAGCTGCTGATGGACGAGATCGGCTTCCTCAAGAAGCTGCATGAGGAG GAGCTGCGGGACCTGGAGGTGAGTGCCCCGAGCCCGGCGGCACTGGTGGAGGTAGAGGTCTGCAAGCCGGAGCTGACGGCTGCACTGCGGGAGATCCGCACCCAGTACGAGAGCATTGCCGTGAAGAACCTGCAGGAAGCTGAGGAGTGGTATAAGTCAAAG TTTGCTGACCTCTCAGATGCGGCCAACCGCAACCACGAGGCACTGCGGCTGGCCAAGCAGGAGATGAACGAGTCCCGGCGGCAGATCCAGAACCTCACCTGCGAGGTGGATGGGCTGAAGGGCATG AATGAGGCGCTGCAGCGGCAGATGCAAGAGATGGAAGATGAGTTCGGGGAGGAGATTGGGACCTACCAGGATGTGGTGGGGCGGCTGGAGCAGGAGATCCAGCAGATGAAAGAGGAGATGGCGCGGCACCTGCGCGAGTACCAGGACCTGCTCAACGTCAAGATGGCCCTGGACATCGAGATTGCCACGTACCGCAAGCTGCTGGAGGGCGAGGAAAGCCG GATCaccacccccctgcaccccgctGCCTCTTTCAGCATGAGAAGCTCAG cgctggagctgcagccagcagagagCCCAGCACGGAGGATGGTGCTCATCAAAACCATTGAGACACGGAATGGGCAG GTGGTGACGGAGTCGCACAAGGAGCGAGCGGAGCCGGGGAAGTGA
- the PRPH gene encoding peripherin isoform X1: MSRGGRAPAPRRALGAPPPITVAPGRLAAAAAARGAEREELAALNDRFAAFLERVRALERQNGALRAALGRATAAAAPRTAGLMQGELRGLRERLQRLGRDRDRLQAERDGLAVDLAALRQRLEDETQKREDAEKSLVLFRKDMDDATLSRLELERKVELLMDEIGFLKKLHEEELRDLEVSAPSPAALVEVEVCKPELTAALREIRTQYESIAVKNLQEAEEWYKSKFADLSDAANRNHEALRLAKQEMNESRRQIQNLTCEVDGLKGMNEALQRQMQEMEDEFGEEIGTYQDVVGRLEQEIQQMKEEMARHLREYQDLLNVKMALDIEIATYRKLLEGEESRITTPLHPAASFSMRSSALELQPAESPARRMVLIKTIETRNGQQVVTESHKERAEPGK; this comes from the exons ATGAGCCGCGGCGgccgcgcccccgccccgcgccgcgccCTCGGGGCGCCGCCGCCCATCACCGTGGCTCCGGGGCGGCtggcggcagcggcagcggcgcggggcgcggagcgggaGGAGCTGGCGGCGCTGAACGATCGCTTCGCCGCTTTCCTGGAGCGGGTGCGGGCGCTGGAGCGGCAGAACGGGGCCCTGCGAGCCGCCCTGGGCCGCGCCActgccgccgccgcgccccgcaCCGCCGGGCTGATGCAGGGGGAgctgcgggggctgcgggagcgGCTGCAGCGCCTCGGCCGTGACCGCGACCGGCTCCAGGCCGAGCGAGACGGGCTGGCCGTCGACTTGGCGGCCCTGCGGCAGCG gctggAGGACGAGACACAGAAGCGGGAGGATGCAGAGAAGAGTCTGGTGCTGTTCCGCAAG GACATGGATGATGCCACGCTGTCCCGCCTTGAGCTGGAGCGCAAGGTCGAGCTGCTGATGGACGAGATCGGCTTCCTCAAGAAGCTGCATGAGGAG GAGCTGCGGGACCTGGAGGTGAGTGCCCCGAGCCCGGCGGCACTGGTGGAGGTAGAGGTCTGCAAGCCGGAGCTGACGGCTGCACTGCGGGAGATCCGCACCCAGTACGAGAGCATTGCCGTGAAGAACCTGCAGGAAGCTGAGGAGTGGTATAAGTCAAAG TTTGCTGACCTCTCAGATGCGGCCAACCGCAACCACGAGGCACTGCGGCTGGCCAAGCAGGAGATGAACGAGTCCCGGCGGCAGATCCAGAACCTCACCTGCGAGGTGGATGGGCTGAAGGGCATG AATGAGGCGCTGCAGCGGCAGATGCAAGAGATGGAAGATGAGTTCGGGGAGGAGATTGGGACCTACCAGGATGTGGTGGGGCGGCTGGAGCAGGAGATCCAGCAGATGAAAGAGGAGATGGCGCGGCACCTGCGCGAGTACCAGGACCTGCTCAACGTCAAGATGGCCCTGGACATCGAGATTGCCACGTACCGCAAGCTGCTGGAGGGCGAGGAAAGCCG GATCaccacccccctgcaccccgctGCCTCTTTCAGCATGAGAAGCTCAG cgctggagctgcagccagcagagagCCCAGCACGGAGGATGGTGCTCATCAAAACCATTGAGACACGGAATGGGCAG CAGGTGGTGACGGAGTCGCACAAGGAGCGAGCGGAGCCGGGGAAGTGA
- the LOC104631541 gene encoding tubulin alpha-1B chain: protein MPSDKTIGGGDDSFNTFFSETGAGKHVPRAVFVDLEPTVIDEVRTGTYRQLFHPEQLITGKEDAANNYARGHYTIGKEIIDLVLDRIRKLADQCTGLQGFLVFHSFGGGTGSGFTSLLMERLSVDYGKKSKLEFSIYPAPQVSTAVVEPYNSILTTHTTLEHSDCAFMVDNEAIYDICRRNLDIERPTYTNLNRLISQIVSSITASLRFDGALNVDLTEFQTNLVPYPRIHFPLATYAPVISAEKAYHEQLTVAEITNACFEPANQMVKCDPRHGKYMACCLLYRGDVVPKDVNAAIATIKTKRSIQFVDWCPTGFKVGINYQPPTVVPGGDLAKVQRAVCMLSNTTAIAEAWARLDHKFDLMYAKRAFVHWYVGEGMEEGEFSEAREDMAALEKDYEEVGADSVEGEEEEY, encoded by the exons ATGCCCAGCGACAAGACCATCGGTGGGGGGGACGACTCCTTCAACACCTTCTTCAGCGAGACGGGGGCCGGCAAGCATGTGCCCCGGGCCGTCTTTGTGGACCTGGAGCCCACAGTGATCG ATGAGGTGCGCACAGGGACTTACCGGCAGCTCTTCCACCCTGAGCAGCTGATCACGGGCAAGGAAGATGCGGCCAACAACTACGCCCGTGGGCACTACACCATTGGGAAGGAGATCATTGACCTGGTCCTCGACCGCATCCGCAAGCTG GCTGACCAGTGCACAGGGCTGCAGGGCTTCCTGGTCTTCCACAGCTTTGGGGGTGGCACCGGCTCCGGCTTCACCTCCCTGCTCATGGAGCGCCTCTCCGTCGACTACGGCAAAAAGTCCAAGCTGGAGTTCTCCATCTACCCGGCCCCACAGGTCTCCACGGCCGTGGTGGAGCCCTACAACTCCATCCTCACCACCCACACCACCCTGGAGCACTCCGACTGTGCCTTCATGGTGGACAACGAGGCCATCTATGACATCTGCCGCCGCAACCTGGACATCGAGAGGCCCACCTACACCAACCTTAACCGCCTCATCAGCCAGATCGTGTCCTCCATCACGGCCTCCCTGCGCTTTGATGGAGCCCTGAATGTTGACCTGACGGAGTTCCAGACCAACCTGGTGCCGTACCCCCGCATCCACTTCCCGCTGGCCACCTACGCCCCCGTCATCTCTGCTGAGAAGGCTTACCATGAGCAGCTGACGGTGGCGGAGATCACCAATGCCTGCTTTGAGCCGGCCAACCAGATGGTGAAGTGCGACCCGCGGCACGGCAAGTACATGGCGTGCTGCCTGCTGTACCGCGGGGACGTGGTGCCCAAGGATGTCAACGCGGCCATCGCCACCATCAAGACCAAGCGCAGCATCCAGTTTGTGGACTGGTGCCCCACTGGTTTCAAGGTGGGCATCAACTACCAGCCACCCACGGTGGTGCCCGGGGGCGACCTGGCCAAGGTGCAGCGCGCCGTGTGCATGCTGAGCAACACCACGGCCATTGCCGAGGCCTGGGCCCGCCTGGACCACAAGTTTGACCTGATGTACGCTAAGCGGGCGTTTGTGCACTGGTACGTGGGGGAGGGCATGGAGGAGGGGGAGTTCTCGGAGGCCCGGGAGGACATGGCTGCCCTGGAGAAGGATTACGAGGAGGTGGGGGCTGACAGCGTGGAGGGCGAGGAAGAAGAATACTAG